One segment of Falco rusticolus isolate bFalRus1 chromosome 3, bFalRus1.pri, whole genome shotgun sequence DNA contains the following:
- the B4GALT6 gene encoding beta-1,4-galactosyltransferase 6, whose product MPLLRKVLRVSNRSMLAFIFFFSFSSSCLYFIYVAPGIANTYLFMVQARGIMLRENVKTIGHMIRLYTNKNTTLNGTDYPEGNNSSDCVAQTTMYLPENFTYSPYQACPEKLPYMRGLIDVNMSEISFDEIQQLFSKDLDIKPGGHWKPKDCKPRWKVAILIPFRNRHEHLPIFFRHLIPMLQKQRLEFAFYVVEQTGTQPFNRAMLFNVGFKEAMKDAVWDCIIFHDVDHLPENDRNYYGCGEMPRHFAAKLDKYMYILPYNEFFGGVSGLTVEQFKKINGFPNAFWGWGGEDDDLWNRVHYAGYNVTRPEGDLGKYKSIPHHHRGEVQFLGRYKLLRYSRERQYIDGLNNLIYTPKILVSRLYKNITVNLIPELAPVRDY is encoded by the exons CAAACACGTATCTCTTCATGGTACAAGCTCGTGGTATAATGttgagagaaaatgtaaaaacaatAGGACACATGATCAGATTGTACACTAACAAAAATACCACACTGAATGGCACAG ATTATCCTGAAGGAAACAATTCTAGTGACTGTGTTGCTCAAACAACAATGTATCTTCCAGAAAACTTCACTTACTCTCCTTACCAGGCTTGTCCAGAGAAGCTGCCTTACATGA GAGGCCTTATTGATGTCAATATGAGTGAAATTAGTTTTGATGAGATTCAgcaactgttttcaaaagatttaGACATTAAACCAGGAGGACACTGGAAACCAAAAGACTGTAAGCCACGATGGAAG gTGGCGATCCTTATTCCTTTTCGAAATCGCCATGAGCatcttccaatttttttccGTCATCTGATACCTATGTTGCAGAAGCAGCGGCTGGAATTTGCCTTCTATGTTGTTGAACAG aCAGGTACACAACCTTTTAATCGAGCAATGCTCTTTAATGTTGGCTTCAAAGAGGCTATGAAAGATGCCGTCTGGGACTGCATAATATTTCATGATGTGGATCACTTACCTGAAAATGACCGAAATTATTATGGATGTGGAGAAATGCCACGCCATTTTGCAGCAAAGCTGGACAAATATATGTACAT tctccCATACAATGAGTTCTTCGGTGGTGTAAGTGGCCTGACAGTGGAACAATTCAAGAAGATCAATGgatttccaaatgcattttGGGGATGGGGTGGAGAAGATGATGATCTTTGGAACAG GGTTCACTATGCTGGATACAATGTAACGAGACCAGAGGGAGATTTAGGGAAGTACAAATCCATTCCTCATCATCACAGAGGTGAAGTCCAGTTTTTAGGAcg ATATAAACTTCTGAGGTATTCCAGAGAACGTCAGTATATTGATGGGTTGAACAATTTAATATATACTCCTAAAATACTTGTCAGTAgattgtataaaaatataactgttAATCTCATACCAGAACTTGCTCCTGTTAGAGACTATTGA